Genomic DNA from Lactuca sativa cultivar Salinas chromosome 8, Lsat_Salinas_v11, whole genome shotgun sequence:
TTAAtccacaaacaaaaaaaattatcaaattcaAAGTTACAAGTAAAGTAATTAGTTATTCAAATCATCAAATGTACTTTTATTATTAATCAATCATAATCTTTTTAAAAATACAACATAAATATTActatactagttgtgaaacccgtatattatacgggttgattaaaacaaaatgttaaatagaaacgattaaatgaaaagtttatttgaatttgaaatttgaaataaataaaaattatgagaaaaaaaacatgcaaaaaataaataaattaaaattattgtttagttatcagatccgtatactaaacaggttaattataacaaaatgttaaacacaaaggtttaaactataaatttatttgaaattgaaattgaaatttaaaatttaaaatttgaaattaatattatagtaggtttaatttatagaactaattaataatatattagaaatggaaaatgaaataaatgacaagtgaaaaataaatatatctctaaattatgacaaaatgacatgtggcaaattgaatgagagaaggacatatggcaaaatcattcttatttattagggcaGATTTCAGAAGAAAAATTAGTTTaatagaaagaaataaaatatgaAATATCTAATTCCCATATATGACAATTttggaaaaaataataataattaattatttagaGTCTAAAATATAATTGTTAAGGAAACTAATTCCTCTGAAAATTTTCTCTGTTCAGTCAATATTGCCTTGGAAAGTTTGCGATTTAAACAACTAAACATAGATAGAGAACAATCCTGAGATGATGCATTCTGTTGATACTTATTGTAAAAAGCAACAAAATTTCAACTTCCATTATATTGATTCATAAGTACTAGAGTTTTTATTATGAGAGAAAGTAAATGTGTGAACCAATCAAATATGGCAAAAACATATTTCCATATGCAAAACTACCAAGAAAATTAATTGAAAAACACATCCACAAACTTTCGCCTAAAGTTAGAAACAAACCACATATCAATTCACGAAAAGTAACAAGTCTTTGAGTCAAAAGTTTTTTGTTAATTGATACGATTAAAGATGCTTGGAAAAAATAGACTCCACAACACCTTGAGCTATTGGATGATAAGTTTCACGAGCTTCTGAGAAAACCCTTTGTGCAAATATtttctcttcttctttcttcacatTCCCTTGCACAAGTGCTGTGTACAATGGCCGAAGGTATTTCATTCTCCCTACTTCCTTCAAAGTTTTCTCCACAATGTTATAATATTCACTGCATCTTGAAGCAATGGCTAGTTGGAGAAAAGCTACTTTCACCTCATAGTCTTTTGATTCAGATAGCCTGTATCTAGAATCCAAAGCTGTAAcctacatcatcatcatcatcaagatttTGCAATCAAAGAACTGCCTTTTCTGTTATCATATTTCACATAAAACAATTAGTGAAGGAAATGATGATACCTGTGAAGCTTCAACAGATTTAGGGAGATTTTCCAAATAAAGCTCCCATTCCTGTCCATGCCAATTAGCAACTTCTTCCTCACTTGGCATCCTGCCTTGCTTAAATTCATTTGCTAATGAAACTATCTTTTTATAGATATTAGAAACTGGCTCCATAGCATCAAAAGGAATACCAGTGCCTTCAGTCCATATCTTTAAATCAATCTCTTTCTCAATTCCAGGAACATTCACTTTCAAGAAATCAAGAAACATATACGTATCAATCGATTGAAACTTAAATGCAGCTATGTACTTCTTTAGAAACTCATCAAAAGCCGGCCTTCCAATCTGAACATAACCCACAAaccaaatataaaaataaaacaagaTTCATAGGAAAAGAAATGAAAACATGATATATGATAATGAAAGAAGTAAAGAACCTGTCTTTCAATGCGCCAAAGAAACTGAAACCCTTTCTCATATGGAACTTGAGAATATACATCATCTGGATCTACACCTTCTTGATTAGTTAAGAGTTTTGTGAACTCGACGTTATCTTTGAACCTTTCCATTTCATCAACCAAACCTTTCCAACCAATTCCTATATTCAAAGCAGCTATGTCTTCTCCTTGAACAGCCTCGACTATTCTTCTTTCTGCATAAGTTGTGAATCCCTCATTCAACCAGAAATGATCATTAGTTTTGTTAGTGATCAAATTCCCAGTCCAGCTATGAGCAAGTTCATGTGCTACAACTTGGGCACCACTAGCATCTCCTTTGATTACAGTAGGAGTCAAAAACACCATTCTCGGATTCTCCATTCCACCATAAGGAAAACTAGGAGGCAAAACCAGTAAATCGAACCTCTCCCAATCGTAATCCCCAAATAGCTTCTCTCCAACCCTAATCATATCTTCAGTACCTGCGAACTCCTTTGCTGCAGCATCAAGAACCGCAGGGACTGACTCTGCGAACACCTTAGTCCTGGGGCCCACTTCCCTAAACCCAATTTCTCCAACCGCGAAGGCGAATAAATAAGGTGGAATCGGTTGTTCCATGGTGAATTCCTCGACGACTCTTCCTTCTGCACACCATAATGATTCATCGCACGCGAAACTTGAATCGCCCCCAGCCAACGGTGCTCTTCTTTCGACGTGTCTCGCGCTCATAACAGCTGATAACTGATGAGGAATGTTCAGCTTAGCATTGTATCGGACTCGTGATGCGGGTGTGTCCTGACACGGGAAAATCGACCTCGCATGGATGGATTGACACTGGGTATACACGAAAGGGAACTTTTTGTTGAAGGTTTGTGGAGGAGTTAGCCATTGAAGGGCTGAACTGGATGGAGAAGTGACAAAAGTAATCAGGATTTTCGAATTGTTGTTGAGGGAAACGGTTAAAGGTTGGCCCTTTATGGGGTCAACGTCGGAAGAAAGACAAAATGGGAGGGGGGTATTGTTGATCGGGTCGATGACCGACTTTATGGTGAGTGACCGAGTGTCGAGGAGCAGATCGCCGGTATGTGGAGCGCATAGAGTGAGCAAGGCGGAGGAGGAGATGGTGGAGGTGGAGAAATCGAAGTAGAGAGAAAGGGAGATGTGGGTTGTTAGAGGGTGGGTTGAATCGGTGAACGAGTGTGGATCAATCGGTGCCATTGTtgaacttctagggttttggtGACGACGAATGTGTTTCTTTGTATCGATCGAGAGGGCAAACGCAGGAACTAATCAATGGATTTATTTGGTTTTGATTCGCAAGTGTAAGAATTGCAGCAAGCCTTTCTATAATAAAGCAACGCATTAGTGTAGAATTTGATTCGCAATATTATTAACTCATGTATTATGCACCAGGTAATAACCCttgtataaaataaaattatataaaaacgaTAAAAATCATAATCATTGATCTTAATTATATAGTTTAGTGACGTCCAATATGAAACTTATTGTTTCAAACTCATGATTGCTTCGACTTctaattaaatattttgttttagCTTCTAGATttagaatatatttttttaaagactAAACTGTACAAATGGTTTCTCTGGTAGCGCGGTTTGctcaaaattgtcattttggttCAAAAAAATTTGGATTAGCACcacaaaattgtcactttggttcaaaaaagtttggactagcaccagaggtccaaacttttcattttgttgcttgtttagtCCAatctgttttgattttttttaaatgacggatttgcccctgttaatatgattttctcttttttttatttgtttttatgattttcggatttaaaaaaaataaaataaaaataatctctctctctctctctctctctctctctctctctctctctctctctctctctctctctctctctctctctctctctctctctctctctctctctctctctctcaacctccGTATTCATTACCTTCACCAACCTTCAACCTCGGTTGAACCTTTCATCTTCTATCACCACCCAAAGCCACCCTTCTCCGTCTCCATTCCCACCACTTTGACCACCATCAAACCACCATTCCACCTTATACTACCACCAGACATAACCCAAAAACACAACCTTACAACCCATCATTTTCTCCATCAAATCATCACACTACCATTGAAACACCATCGATTGTCATCCAAACATAATGACCCAAATCTGTCAAAAAATAAGAATAAGAAATTAACAAGCAGATCTATTTGTCACCTGATCTGTTCGTTacccacttttttttttttctcgtcGGATTTGGAGAGACGAAAGTAAGGGAGTCGTTCAACACATATCAGCGCTAAGGTTTGCTGATGAAGATGATGGAGCTAGGGTTTTTAGTAGATGATAGCGGTGTTGAAACAAGAATAaccgattagggttttctgaaaACCCTAACTTGCCGCCGCCCTTCGTCTTCTTTGGAATGTCGTCACCAAATCGCTAGGGTTTGCTGATGAATCGGAGAAAGATGGAGATTGACGAGGCTCGCCGGAAGAACGGTGGTTTACAGATTTGGAGCTTTGTCGAGTTGCAACGGATTTTTTCAGATAGCCGGAAAAATGAAGGTTTACAGATATGGACAATGGCGACAAGATCAGAGAAAGGGTTTACAAATAGACGGTGGTAGCGGGGATGATAGGGGATGAAGGTGGAGCTGAAGCGGTGGTGGCTAACGGCGACTACAGTGGTGGAGTCGACGATAAGGGGTTCTTGAAAACCTTgaagaaggagagagagagagagagagagagagagagagagagagagattttttttaatctgaaaataagaaaaaaaaaataagaaaatagagAAAATCATGTAACAGAGGCAAATCCgtcattattaaaaaaaatcaagacATATTTGactaaacaagcaacaaaatgaaaacttttgacTTCTGGTGCTACTCCAAactttttttggaccaaagtggcaattttaagtaaaccacagggaccatttgtacAGTTTagtattttttaaattatatagT
This window encodes:
- the LOC111877254 gene encoding leucine aminopeptidase — translated: MAPIDPHSFTDSTHPLTTHISLSLYFDFSTSTISSSALLTLCAPHTGDLLLDTRSLTIKSVIDPINNTPLPFCLSSDVDPIKGQPLTVSLNNNSKILITFVTSPSSSALQWLTPPQTFNKKFPFVYTQCQSIHARSIFPCQDTPASRVRYNAKLNIPHQLSAVMSARHVERRAPLAGGDSSFACDESLWCAEGRVVEEFTMEQPIPPYLFAFAVGEIGFREVGPRTKVFAESVPAVLDAAAKEFAGTEDMIRVGEKLFGDYDWERFDLLVLPPSFPYGGMENPRMVFLTPTVIKGDASGAQVVAHELAHSWTGNLITNKTNDHFWLNEGFTTYAERRIVEAVQGEDIAALNIGIGWKGLVDEMERFKDNVEFTKLLTNQEGVDPDDVYSQVPYEKGFQFLWRIERQIGRPAFDEFLKKYIAAFKFQSIDTYMFLDFLKVNVPGIEKEIDLKIWTEGTGIPFDAMEPVSNIYKKIVSLANEFKQGRMPSEEEVANWHGQEWELYLENLPKSVEASQVTALDSRYRLSESKDYEVKVAFLQLAIASRCSEYYNIVEKTLKEVGRMKYLRPLYTALVQGNVKKEEEKIFAQRVFSEARETYHPIAQGVVESIFSKHL